In a single window of the Gadus chalcogrammus isolate NIFS_2021 chromosome 20, NIFS_Gcha_1.0, whole genome shotgun sequence genome:
- the slc4a3 gene encoding anion exchange protein 3, with the protein MATGGHAPEIDVLANLQPVEEEEDDDPSADREKEGEEEEEEDEEEEREEDSWEKVLSVERFGDIISTSGSSYGERMGRHYSERDFENHRHTFHHTHHPLSTHLPLPQRLRKRPHGGERRRKKRRRKKKTSMAPSEVTPTIHEVDEEEAELEGEEAESEADGRSLSEATPTHLPADQPQFSSGNQEQPGRLPPVSSFHVETETVAAASQGPMGPTGQKGRPAQGGCQAVGRTASGPLAMEEEEGDTSRSTLPSPDHVSLPTSRGWFRRRSPHRRPPGAQRSSYDLRERVYIGSLMPLEMAVYQQVPTDEAEAQMLASSDLDDMKSHRFEDNPGVRRHLVKKSSRCQLSRANSSGPLSSLKKKKRAADKKTHEVFVELNELIVEKDHEMRWKERARWIKFEEDVEEETERWGKPHVASLSFRSLLELRRTITHGAILLDLEQNTLPGIAHLVVETMVMSDQIRAEDRSGVLRALLLKHSSPQPKFPFPLSGPLSLKTQCHPSDMKHRFHRLQSTSSLHGSFNHQANHLHPTPPPDTNLPPLAEDGEEHPDKGPVYDPKQEVFVSLFKSLHPVPPEGHPAAARSMKLLAKIPKDAEAVIVLCGCVEFLEQPAMAFVRLNEAVLLESVLEVPVPVRFLFVLLGPSQNNMDYHEIGRSFSTLMSDQNFHEVAYFADDRQDLLNGINEFLDCSIVLPPSDVAGKDLLKTVAGFQKEMMRKRKERVLKKQQSFCLGPEQVHKEATQEDQEEADQEVDPLKRSGVPFGGLIHDIRRRYPRYVSDLRDALDIQCLAAVIFIYFAALSPTITFGGLLGEKTEGMMGVSELIVSTATLGVVFSLLGGQPLLIIGFSGPLLVFEEAFYKFCQAHDFEYLTGRVWIGFWLVFIVLVMVAAEGSFLVRYISPFTQEIFAFLISLIFIYETFSKLIKVFQEHPLMETYPASHSHTGPWIGIKVGHPSEGHEDEAMVLNQPNTALLSLVLMMGTFFVAFFLRKFRNSRFLGGKARRIIGDFGIPISILLSVLLDYSISDTYTQKLNVPSGFSVTSPDKRGWFISPFGDKKPFPPWMMAASIVPALLVFILIFMETQITSLIVSKKERRLVKGSGFHLDLLLIVTLGAFCPLLGLPWLTAATVRSVTHVNALTVMSKATAPGAKPVIQEVKEQRVTGLVVAVLVGMSIVMTDVLRLIPLAVLFGIFLYMGVTSLTGIQLYERITLMVTPAKHHPDHLYVTKVKTWRMNMFTLIQLACIVSLWVVKSTEASLAFPFILIMTVPLRRLVLSRIFQERELQALDCDEDTPNFDEDGRDEYNEIHMLV; encoded by the exons gtggaggaagaggaggatgatgatccCTCAGCCgatcgagagaaagagggagaggaggaggaggaggaggatgaggaagaggagagggaggaggacagcTGGGAGAAGGTGCTCTCTGTTGAGCGCTTTGGTGACATCATCAGCACTTCTGGGTCGTCCTACGGAGAGAGGATGGGCCGGCACTACAGCGAGAGAGACTTTGAGA ACCACCGCCACACGTTCCACCACACGCACCACCCGCTGTCCACCCACCTGCCCCTCCCCCAGCGTCTGCGCAAGCGGCCCCACGGCGGAGAGCGCCGCCGCAAGAAGCGGCGGCGGAAGAAGAAGACGTCCATGGCGCCCTCCGAGGTCACGCCCACCATCCACGAGGtagacgaggaggaggcggagctagaGGGCGAGGAGGCGGAGTCTGAAGCCGACGGCCGCTCCTTGTCGGAGGCCACGCCTACCCACCTGCCCGCCGACCAACCACAG tttAGCTCGGGGAACCAAGAGCAGCCTGGGCGCCTCCCACCTGTAAGCTCCTTCCACGTGGAGACTGAGACGGTAGCCGCGGCGTCGCAGGGGCCCATGGGGCCCACTGGCCAGAAGGGGCGCCCTGCCCAGGGCGGGTGTCAGGCAGTGGGACGGACGGCCTCCGGACCCCtggcgatggaggaggaggagggggatacaAGTCGCAG cACCCTGCCGTCCCCCGACCACGTGTCCCTCCCGACGTCTCGGGGCTGGTTCCGGAGGCGCTCCCCCCATCGccgcccccccggggcccagcGGAGCAGCTACGACCTCCGGGAGAGGGTGTACATCGGCAGCCTCATGCCCCTGGAGATGGCCGTCTACCAGCAGGTGCCCACCGACGAGGCCGAGGCCCAGATGCTGGCCAGCTCCGACCTGGACGACATGAAGA GTCACAGATTCGAGGACAACCCCGGCGTGAGAAGACACCTGGTGAAGAAGTCGTCGCGATGCCAGCTGTCCCGGGCCAACAGCTCCGGGCCGCTGTCCAGcctcaagaagaagaagagggcggCGGACAAGAAGACCCACGAG GTGTTTGTGGAGCTGAACGAGCTGATCGTGGAGAAGGACCACGAGATGCGCTGGAAGGAGCGTGCCCGCTGGATCAAGTTTgaggaggacgtggaggaggagacggagcgcTGGGGGAAGCCCCATgtggcctcgctctccttccGCAGCCTGCTGGAGCTCCGGCGCACCATCACCCACG GAGCCATCCTGCTGGACCTGGAGCAGAACACCCTGCCAGGCATCGCCCACCTGGTGGTGGAGACCATGGTGATGTCGGACCAGATCCGGGCTGAGGATCGTTCGGGGGTCCTGAGGGCTCTGCTGCTCAAGCACAG TTCTCCTCAGCCAAAGTTCCCGTTTCCTCTCTCTGGACCCCTCTCTTTAAAGACACAATG ccACCCGAGTGACATGAAGCACCGCTTCCACCGCCTGCAGTCCACCAGCAGCCTCCACGGCAGCTTCAACCACCAAGCCAACCACCTGCACCCCACGCCCCCACCCGACACCAACCTGCCACCGCTGGCCGAGGACGGCGAGGAGCACCCAGACAAGGGGCCTGTGTACGACCCCAAGCAGGAGGTCTTCGTCAGCCTGTTT aAATCGCTCCACCCGGTGCCCCCCGAGGGCCACCCTGCTGCGGCCCGCTCCATGAAGCTCCTCGCTAAGATCCCTAAAGATGCAGAGGCCGTCATCGTTCTCTGTG GTTGCGTGGAGTTTCTGGAGCAGCCAGCTATGGCGTTCGTCAGGCTGAACGAGGCGGTGCTGCTGGAGTCGGTGCTGGAAGTCCCAGTCCCCGTACGGTTCCTCTTCGTCCTGCTGGGCCCAAGCCAGAATAACATGGACTACCATGAGATCGGGCGCTCCTTTTCCACACTCATGTCTGACCAG AACTTCCACGAGGTGGCCTACTTTGCCGACGACCGGCAGGATCTTCTGAACGGGATTAACGAGTTCCTGGACTGCAGCATTGTGCTCCCGCCGTCGGACGTGGCGGGGAAAGACCTCCTGAAGACGGTCGCCGGCTTCCAGAAGGAGATGATGCGCAAGAGAAAGGAGCGGGTGCTGAAGAAGCAGCAGTCCTTCTGCCTGGGACCAGAGCAGGTCCACAAAG AAGCAActcaggaggaccaggaggaggcggACCAGGAGGTGGACCCCCTGAAGCGCTCGGGGGTCCCGTTCGGTGGGCTGATCCACGACATCCGGCGGCGCTACCCGCGCTATGTCAGCGACCTCCGCGACGCGCTGGACATCCAGTGTTTGGCCGCCGTCATCTTCATCTACTTCGCCGCGCTGTCACCCACCATTACCTTCGGAGGGCTGCTCG GAGAGAAAACGGAGGGCATGATGGGAGTGTCGGAGCTCATCGTTTCCACGGCAACCCTGGGCGTTGTCTTCTCCCTGCTGGGGGGTCAGCCACTGCTCATCATCGGCTTCTCTGGCCCCCTGTTGGTGTTTGAAGAAGCCTTTTATAAG TTCTGCCAGGCCCATGACTTTGAGTACCTGACGGGCCGGGTGTGGATCGGCTTCTGGCTGGTGTTCATCGTGCTGGTCATGGTGGCGGCTGAAGGCAGCTTCCTGGTGCGCTACATCTCGCCCTTCACCCAGGAGATCTTCGCCTTCCTCATCTCCCTCATCTTCATCTACGAGACCTTCTCCAAGCTCATCAAG GTGTTCCAGGAGCACCCCTTGATGGAGACCTATCCTGCCTCCCACTCCCATACGGGCCCTTGGATCGGCATCAAAGTGGGCCACCCTTCAGAGGGTCACGAGGACGAGGCCATGGTCCTGAACCAGCCCAACACGGCCCTGCTGTCCCTGGTCCTCATGATGGGAACCTTCTTTGTCGCCTTCTTCCTGAGGAAGTTCCGCAACAGCCGCTTCCTGGGTGGGAAG GCCAGGAGGATCATCGGTGACTTTGGGATCCCCATCTCCATTTTATTATCTGTTCTTTTGGATTACTCCATTtccgacacatacacacag AAGCTCAACGTGCCATCGGGGTTCTCTGTGACGTCCCCGGACAAGCGGGGCTGGTTCATCAGTCCGTTCGGGGACAAGAAGCCCTTCCCCCCCTGGATGATGGCCGCCTCCATCGTCCCCGCCCTGCTCGTCTTCATCCTTATTTTCATGGAAACCCAGATCACCTC gctgATAGTGAGCAAGAAGGAGCGGCGTCTTGTGAAGGGCTCTGGCTTCCACCTGGACCTGTTGCTCATCGTGACGCTGGGCGCCTtctgccccctgctgggcctGCCCTGGCTCACCGCCGCCACCGTCCGCTCGGTCACGCACGTCAACGCCCTCACGGTCATGAGCAAGGCCACGGCGCCCGGGGCCAAGCCCGTCATCCAGGAGGTCAAGGAGCAGAGGGTGACCGGGCTGGTGGTGGCTGTGCTCGTcg GTATGTCCATCGTGATGACCGACGTGCTGCGGCTGATCCCATTGGCCGTGCTGTTTGGGATCTTTCTATACATGGGCGTGACCTCGCTGACGGGCATCCAGCTGTACGAGCGCATCACCCTGATGGTGACGCCCGCCAAGCACCATCCCGACCACCTCTACGTTACCAAG gTGAAGACGTGGCGTATGAACATGTTCACGCTCATCCAGCTGGCGTGCATCGTGAGCCTGTGGGTGGTGAAGTCCACGGAGGCGTCGCTGGCCTTCCCCTTCATCCTGATCATGACCGTCCCGCTGCGCCGCCTCGTCCTCTCCAGGATCTTCCAGGAGCGAGAGCTGCAGGCG CTGGACTGCGACGAGGACACCCCAAACTTTGACGAAGACGGACGGGACGAGTACAACGAGATCCACATGCTGGTCTGA